In Verrucomicrobiota bacterium, the sequence AATTTTACGGGTGCCCCCCTTACCCCTTGACGGCGCCGGAGGTCAGGCCGGCGATGATGTGCTTCTGGGCCAGCAGGTAAAAGAACACCGCCGGCGCCAGCGTCAGGCTCACAAAGGCCAGCACCTTGCCCCAATCGGTCCCGTACTGGCCCTGGTACTGCATGATCC encodes:
- a CDS encoding carbohydrate ABC transporter permease, with product IMQYQGQYGTDWGKVLAFVSLTLAPAVFFYLLAQKHIIAGLTSGAVKG